Within Topomyia yanbarensis strain Yona2022 chromosome 2, ASM3024719v1, whole genome shotgun sequence, the genomic segment GTGAGGGATGCCAAAGGAGGGAAGCTCGAACGGGAGATGAAAGACTTGTTTCAAAGGTTAGTGCTTGTTTAGGCATCAGTACACTTTAATGCTTGTCATTGATTTCATTGCGTCATTTCAGATTGGGTAACGATGTGATGACTTCGATCTCTTTCGGCGTGGAAATAGATTCGGTTCACGAtccagaaaatgaatttttcttgAGAGGCAAATGTTTGAGTTCAACCAGCGGGATCCAGggtttcaaagtttttataatGACCTTGTTTCCGCCAAAGTTTCTGGCTCTTCTGGGTATTCAAATAATGCCTCGCGATGTGACGAACTTCTACGAAAGAATAATTTCCAGTTCGATTGAGCACCGTGAAAAGAATCATATTATTCGGCCGGATCTCATCCACCTGCTGATGTTGGCTCGAAAAAATGAACTGGGAGCGGAAACCACGGATGAAAAATTTAGCAGCGCGGGGTATTCCACTGTCGAAGAACACTACCAGACCGCTGAAAAAGGTCACATTAAATGGACTGATATGGATATTACTGCTGCCGCAGCCTCTTTTTTCTTCGGGGGAATAGAAAGCACCACCACTTTGCTTTGTTTTGCTGTCTACGAGTTGTCCCTGAACAAAAATGTTCAGGAAAAATTACGAGCAGAAATAGATTTGGTTCGAGCAGAGCTAGGTAATCAAAAACTTACCTACGAATCGATACAAAAGATGAGGTACCTTGACATGGTGGTAACTGAGACCCTACGAAAATGGCCACCGTTCGGAGCCTTAAATCGCAAATGCACCAAAGCTTACGCCATGGAAAATGCCGACGGAACGAAAGTCACCGTCGAGGAGGGACAAGTAGTAACTTTTTCAATCCAAGCAATTCAACGGGACGCACGATACTATCCAGACCCGCTGCGCTTTAATCCGGAACGGTTCTCGGAGGAAAATCGTTCCAAACTCAATCCGAGTGCTTTCCTGCCCTTCGGTAGTGGACCGAGAAACTGTATCGGATCCCGGTTGGCGCTAATGCATGCCAAGTGCTTCCTGTACTATTTGCTGGCCTACTTCGTTGTGGAAATTTCCCCACGGACTGACGTTCCGATGCAGCTCGATAAACGTTCGATTGGGATGAATGCGAAGAATGGGTTCTGGTTTGAGTTGGTCCCGCGAGAAAAGTAGACTGTTTTTGTTATGTATTGGTAGTTCGTAATATGTGAACAGAGATTGTTTATTATATGAGTGGTCACATCAATGTATATGAATGTTTTTATATCGCTTTAATATTTTGATGACATAATAGAATTACTTGTTTTTGATTTTATGGTAAATCATGTCATTTTTAGTAAAAGTTTTACTCCCCAAAGGGAAAAAATTGACGAACCCAAATTGGCGCAAGTTAGACATTAAATACAAACAGTTCGCACAACGTATGTGCAGGATCAAAGCTTAAGGCTTCTTTTTCGCGTTTTCGTCAGCGAACCCGACCTTCTATGCTTTTTTCCTGAGACATCTCTCGGGATTAGCCTGTTTCTGTATGCGTTCGCACATGTTGTGTGAACAGCTTGAGTTTAGTGTCTTCAAAATttacggttccggaagccccggcggaagtatcttttttcagaaaaacagtcacatcggtttttcggagatggctagaccgattcaaccaaacttagtctcaaatgaaaggtattgcgacCCCGTAtgttatgttatcacgaaatatttttttttaaatcaactttttgggactttgccgatttcgcaccgtttttcagttcaatattaccgtggttgttttttcttttgcaaaattttagaactcgaataatgatttctttttattgtatatttgtcatgtcatgtataataacaaaatgtaatatatgcatttgaaagcttaaacaacgcaaacattctcgtgttcatgattgagaaaggcacaattgca encodes:
- the LOC131682324 gene encoding cytochrome P450 9e2-like, producing the protein MDLLRFLSTALVLLSIVTYLIYRWSTAAFNYFKQRNIPFIEPIPLLGGLWPFFSGKLHLADAVSQGYYTFPGSRFSGLFTFHLPAYLIHDPALVKQITIKDFDHFSDRANDITPEVDPLLGRALVFSNGPRWKHGRMALSPAFTGSKTRNMFILLSNYADAAMQRLVRDAKGGKLEREMKDLFQRLGNDVMTSISFGVEIDSVHDPENEFFLRGKCLSSTSGIQGFKVFIMTLFPPKFLALLGIQIMPRDVTNFYERIISSSIEHREKNHIIRPDLIHLLMLARKNELGAETTDEKFSSAGYSTVEEHYQTAEKGHIKWTDMDITAAAASFFFGGIESTTTLLCFAVYELSLNKNVQEKLRAEIDLVRAELGNQKLTYESIQKMRYLDMVVTETLRKWPPFGALNRKCTKAYAMENADGTKVTVEEGQVVTFSIQAIQRDARYYPDPLRFNPERFSEENRSKLNPSAFLPFGSGPRNCIGSRLALMHAKCFLYYLLAYFVVEISPRTDVPMQLDKRSIGMNAKNGFWFELVPREK